The following proteins are co-located in the Desulfobulbaceae bacterium genome:
- a CDS encoding ParD-like family protein: MSTAVKISDELVAKAKVQSKVFKRSVAGQIEYWAKIGQIIEENPELPLPFIQDILIGKEEIKSGLGTQYVFGE; this comes from the coding sequence ATGTCAACCGCAGTCAAAATTTCTGATGAACTTGTCGCAAAAGCAAAAGTACAATCCAAAGTATTCAAACGATCAGTAGCAGGACAGATTGAGTATTGGGCAAAAATCGGCCAAATAATTGAAGAAAATCCTGAGCTACCACTTCCCTTTATCCAAGATATTTTAATTGGTAAAGAAGAAATAAAATCTGGACTAGGCACTCAATATGTTTTTGGAGAATAA
- a CDS encoding type II toxin-antitoxin system RelE/ParE family toxin yields the protein MDNISEIIQSPTFARQKKKLKKNQIKKLDEAIKTIMTTPDIGDLKKGDLQGIRVYKYKVGNNLILLAYEIEGSILYLYSFGSHQNFYRELSKYLH from the coding sequence ATGGATAATATTTCAGAGATTATCCAATCTCCGACTTTTGCCCGACAAAAAAAGAAACTGAAGAAAAACCAGATTAAAAAACTGGATGAGGCCATCAAAACAATCATGACCACCCCTGACATAGGCGACTTGAAAAAAGGAGACCTACAAGGAATAAGAGTTTATAAATACAAAGTCGGAAACAACCTTATTCTGCTAGCATACGAGATCGAAGGTTCGATTCTTTACCTTTATTCTTTCGGGTCACATCAAAACTTCTATCGAGAACTCAGTAAATATCTCCATTAA